The Pedobacter roseus genome contains a region encoding:
- a CDS encoding TatD family hydrolase codes for MDFLDIHTHKVATQPGVISIQSLSLTSDIFLAMPKTKPISVGLHPWFAKIDQLELQMKYLSVVANQTNVKQIGECGLDRLRGEKLENQLTILEKQIELAEKINKPLILHCVKCFSELIAIKQRLKVKVPMIIHGFNKNEQLGNQLLDKGFLLSFGITALKENSGAAKLIQNTDQFFLETDDADISIEEIYQTAAILKKCTVDELKARIFADWNKLNLI; via the coding sequence ATGGATTTCCTTGATATACATACCCATAAAGTTGCTACCCAGCCTGGGGTTATTAGCATTCAAAGTTTGTCCTTAACCAGCGATATCTTTTTAGCGATGCCTAAAACCAAGCCAATTTCGGTTGGGCTACATCCCTGGTTTGCTAAAATTGATCAGCTCGAACTGCAAATGAAATACCTAAGTGTTGTGGCCAATCAAACAAATGTAAAACAGATTGGTGAGTGTGGTTTAGACCGGCTTAGGGGTGAAAAACTGGAAAATCAACTCACTATTCTGGAAAAACAGATCGAACTGGCAGAAAAAATCAATAAACCCCTGATTTTACATTGCGTTAAATGCTTTTCAGAGTTGATTGCCATTAAACAACGATTAAAAGTTAAAGTACCCATGATTATCCATGGTTTTAACAAAAATGAGCAGCTTGGCAACCAGCTCTTGGATAAAGGCTTCCTCCTTTCTTTTGGAATAACGGCTTTAAAAGAAAATTCTGGCGCAGCTAAGCTGATTCAAAATACCGATCAATTTTTCCTGGAAACTGATGATGCTGATATTTCGATTGAAGAAATTTACCAGACCGCAGCCATTTTAAAAAAATGTACAGTTGATGAACTTAAAGCTCGTATTTTTGCTGACTGGAATAAATTGAATTTAATATAA
- a CDS encoding thioredoxin family protein, producing the protein MKKLIILLTAVLISATAFSQAKKEGIHIYNPQADAKAEIAAAVAKAAKENKHVLLQVGGNWCTWCIAFHNLVDSTATLKKYINDNFETVLVNYSPENKNESVLASLGYPQRFGFPVFLILDGKGKVLHIENSSYLETDEVAANGKKKVGHDVKKITSFLKGWTTTAVNPETYKAKAK; encoded by the coding sequence ATGAAAAAATTAATCATTTTGTTAACTGCTGTGTTAATTTCGGCTACGGCATTTAGTCAGGCGAAAAAGGAAGGCATTCATATTTATAACCCGCAGGCCGATGCCAAAGCAGAAATTGCTGCTGCTGTTGCAAAAGCGGCTAAAGAAAATAAACATGTTTTATTACAGGTTGGAGGAAATTGGTGCACCTGGTGTATCGCGTTCCATAACTTAGTTGATAGCACCGCTACACTGAAAAAATACATCAACGATAATTTTGAAACCGTTTTGGTTAATTATAGTCCTGAGAATAAAAATGAAAGTGTTTTGGCTAGCTTAGGATATCCTCAACGTTTTGGTTTTCCGGTATTTTTAATTTTAGACGGCAAAGGAAAAGTATTACACATTGAAAATTCATCTTATTTAGAAACGGATGAAGTTGCTGCCAATGGTAAAAAGAAAGTCGGACATGACGTTAAAAAAATTACCTCATTTTTAAAAGGCTGGACCACTACAGCAGTAAATCCTGAAACTTATAAAGCGAAAGCTAAATAA